In one Suricata suricatta isolate VVHF042 chromosome 9, meerkat_22Aug2017_6uvM2_HiC, whole genome shotgun sequence genomic region, the following are encoded:
- the RDH12 gene encoding retinol dehydrogenase 12 has translation MLVIVGLLTSFLSFLYVIAPSIRKFFAGGVCRSNVQLPGKVVVITGANTGIGKETARELARRGARVYIACRDVLKGESAASEIRADTKNSQVLVRKLDLSDTKSIRAFAEGFLAEEKQLHILINNAGVMMCPYSKTADGFETHLGVNHLGHFLLTHLLLERLKESTPSRVVNLSSVLHYVGKIRFHDLQGEKHYSRGLAYCHSKLANVLFTRELARRLQGTGVTTYAVHPGVVSSELVRHSFLLCLLWRIFSPFVKSAREGAQTSLHCALAEGLEPLNGKYFSDCKRTWVSARGRDNKTAERLWNVSCELLGIQWE, from the exons ATGCTGGTTATCGTGGGACTGctcacctccttcctttctttcctgtatGTGATAGCTCCATCCATCAG GAAGTTCTTTGCTGGTGGGGTTTGTAGATCAAATGTGCAGCTTCCTGGGAAAGTAGTGGTCATCACCGGCGCCAACACAGGCATCGGCAAGGAGACAGCCAGAGAACTCGCTCGCAGAG GAGCCCGAGTATATATTGCCTGCCGAGATGTACTGAAGGGGGAGTCTGCAGCCAGTGAAATCCGAGCTGATACAAAGAACTCACAGGTGCTCGTACGGAAACTGGACCTATCTGATACCAAATCCATCCGAGCCTTTGCTGAGGGCTTTCTGGCAG AGGAAAAGCAGCTCCATATTCTGATCAACAATGCAGGGGTGATGATGTGTCCATATTCTAAGACAGCAGATGGCTTTGAAACCCACCTGGGAGTCAACCACCTAG GCCACTTTCTTCTTACCCACTTGCTCCTGGAGCGGCTGAAGGAGTCCACTCCTTCACGGGTGGTGAACCTGTCATCGGTGCTCCACTATGTTGGCAAGATTCGCTTTCATGACCTCCAGGGTGAGAAGCACTATAGCCGGGGTCTTGCTTATTGCCACAGCAAGCTGGCCAATGTGCTTTTTACTCGGGAGCTCGCCAGGAGGCTCCAAG GCACAGGGGTCACCACCTACGCTGTGCATCCAGGCGTGGTCAGCTCTGAGCTGGTCCGGCACTCCTTCCTGCTGTGCCTGCTTTGGCGGATCTTCTCCCCCTTTGTCAAGTCGGCCCGAGAGGGGGCGCAGACCAGCCTGCACTGTGCCCTGGCTGAGGGCCTGGAGCCGCTGAATGGCAAGTACTTCAG TGACTGCAAGAGGACCTGGGTGTCTGCAAGGGGCCGAGATAACAAAACAGCTGAGCGCTTGTGGAATGTCAGCTGTGAGCTTCTAGGAATCCAGTGGGAGTAG